A genomic region of Cannabis sativa cultivar Pink pepper isolate KNU-18-1 chromosome 1, ASM2916894v1, whole genome shotgun sequence contains the following coding sequences:
- the LOC115706753 gene encoding GCN5-related N-acetyltransferase 4, chloroplastic isoform X2 — MRTVSLGLSASSTAINCSATATATPSLLNSFNPNKPNPYPSPLPRVFNSTHQISFLSLSKSGVCRASQVVDLFPTVSPEIVVREARLEDCWEVAETHCSSFFPEYAFPLDFVLRIDRIVGMLAGFSIPNGCKRTCLVAVTSSSLDETFLLGTQDLKIGGFDGKISLNKGYVTGILTVDTVADFLPRKGPLRQRRTGIAYISNVAVREKFRRKGIAKQLVAKAESHAQRWGCRAIALHCDLNNPGATKLYKSQGFRSIKVPDGAAWPQPKTSPDVKFNFMMKLLNNSTTA; from the exons ATGCGGACTGTTTCATTGGGATTATCGGCATCTTCAACTGCCATTAACTGCTCTGCTACTGCAACTGCAACGCCTTCTCTTCTCAACTCTTTCAATCCCAACAAGCCAAATCCTTACCCTTCTCCTCTTCCTAGGGTTTTTAACTCCACTCATCAAATCTCTTTCCTTTCTCTTTCCAAATCAG GAGTGTGCAGAGCTAGTCAAGTGGTTGACTTGTTTCCAACAGTGTCCCCTGAGATTGTTGTTCGGGAGGCAAGATTAGAGGACTGTTGGGAAGTGGCTGAGACTCACTGCAGCTCCTTCTTCCCTGAGTATGCATTCCCATTAGACTTTGTCCTAAGGATTGACAGAATTGTGGGAATGCTGGCTGGATTTTCGATTCCAAATGGTTGTAAGAGAACTTGTTTGGTTGCTGTAACCAGTAGCTCACTTGATGAAACATTCCTCTTAGGAACTCAAGACTTAAAGATTGGAGGTTTTGATGGGAAAATTAGTCTTAATAAAGGGTACGTGACTGGAATCTTAACAGTGGATACTGTGGCTGATTTTCTCCCTAGGAAAGGACCTCTCAGGCAGAGAAG GACTGGCATTGCATACATATCAAATGTTGCAGTCAGGGAAAAATTTCGACGGAAAGGAATAGCTAAACAGCTCGTAGCAAAGGCAGAATCTCATGCACAGAGATGGGGTTGCCGAGCGATTGCCTTGCACTGTGATCTGAACAATCCTGGAGCCACAAAACTGTACAAGAGTCAGGGTTTCAGAAGTATCAAGGTGCCAGATGGAGCAGCTTGGCCTCAGCCAAAGACCTCTCCCGATGTCAAGTTTAATTTCATGATGAAGCTTTTGAACAATTCTACCACTGCTTAG
- the LOC115706753 gene encoding GCN5-related N-acetyltransferase 4, chloroplastic isoform X1: MRTVSLGLSASSTAINCSATATATPSLLNSFNPNKPNPYPSPLPRVFNSTHQISFLSLSKSVCFVDVGVCRASQVVDLFPTVSPEIVVREARLEDCWEVAETHCSSFFPEYAFPLDFVLRIDRIVGMLAGFSIPNGCKRTCLVAVTSSSLDETFLLGTQDLKIGGFDGKISLNKGYVTGILTVDTVADFLPRKGPLRQRRTGIAYISNVAVREKFRRKGIAKQLVAKAESHAQRWGCRAIALHCDLNNPGATKLYKSQGFRSIKVPDGAAWPQPKTSPDVKFNFMMKLLNNSTTA, from the exons ATGCGGACTGTTTCATTGGGATTATCGGCATCTTCAACTGCCATTAACTGCTCTGCTACTGCAACTGCAACGCCTTCTCTTCTCAACTCTTTCAATCCCAACAAGCCAAATCCTTACCCTTCTCCTCTTCCTAGGGTTTTTAACTCCACTCATCAAATCTCTTTCCTTTCTCTTTCCAAATCAG TCTGCTTTGTGGATGTAGGAGTGTGCAGAGCTAGTCAAGTGGTTGACTTGTTTCCAACAGTGTCCCCTGAGATTGTTGTTCGGGAGGCAAGATTAGAGGACTGTTGGGAAGTGGCTGAGACTCACTGCAGCTCCTTCTTCCCTGAGTATGCATTCCCATTAGACTTTGTCCTAAGGATTGACAGAATTGTGGGAATGCTGGCTGGATTTTCGATTCCAAATGGTTGTAAGAGAACTTGTTTGGTTGCTGTAACCAGTAGCTCACTTGATGAAACATTCCTCTTAGGAACTCAAGACTTAAAGATTGGAGGTTTTGATGGGAAAATTAGTCTTAATAAAGGGTACGTGACTGGAATCTTAACAGTGGATACTGTGGCTGATTTTCTCCCTAGGAAAGGACCTCTCAGGCAGAGAAG GACTGGCATTGCATACATATCAAATGTTGCAGTCAGGGAAAAATTTCGACGGAAAGGAATAGCTAAACAGCTCGTAGCAAAGGCAGAATCTCATGCACAGAGATGGGGTTGCCGAGCGATTGCCTTGCACTGTGATCTGAACAATCCTGGAGCCACAAAACTGTACAAGAGTCAGGGTTTCAGAAGTATCAAGGTGCCAGATGGAGCAGCTTGGCCTCAGCCAAAGACCTCTCCCGATGTCAAGTTTAATTTCATGATGAAGCTTTTGAACAATTCTACCACTGCTTAG
- the LOC115706769 gene encoding uncharacterized protein LOC115706769 isoform X1: MAAMSGKIVQNVFVSQWYPQNRQSSTQFQGDHFVPYMRKFLPFQGGKVTLTDISSMHLRNLSNYQSGFANRRTVHCNAAPSTTALSPLDKVDFLKLQNGSDIRGVAIPGVEGEPVNLTEPVAEAIAAAFAAWLVEKKKIDGSRRLSVSIGHDSRISAQTLQDAISRGISGAGLDVIQYGLASTPAMFNSTLTDSAAYLCPVDGSIMITASHLPYNRNGFKFFTSAGGLGKPDIKDILERAADIYSKFKDGMASSEEKVSALVKRVDYMSVYTSGLVNAVRKAAGNLEKPLEGFHIVVDAGNGAGGFFAAKVLEPLGAVTFGSQFLEPDGMFPNHIPNPEDKTAMKAITKAVLDNKADLGIIFDTDVDRSAAVDSTGREFNRNRLIALMSAIVLEEHPGTTIVTDSVTSDGLTTFIEKKLGGKHHRFKRGYKNVIDEAIRLNSIGEESHLAIETSGHGALKENHWLDDGAYLMVKILNKLASARAAGQGIGSKVLTDLVEGLEEPAVAVELRLKINQNHPDLKGGSFRNYGEAVLKHLENSIEADEKLRKAPVNYEGVRVSGFGGWFLLRLSLHDPVLPLNIEASSHDDAVKLGHFVLAATKEFSALDTSALDKFVQV; encoded by the exons ATGGCAG CAATGTCAGGGAAGATTGTCCAAAATGTTTTTGTGTCACAATGGTACCCACAAAACAGACAGTCCAGCACCCAATTTCAAGGGGACCATTTTGTCCCTTATATGCGCAAGTTCCTTCCCTTTCAAGGAGGGAAGGTAACATTGACTGACATCTCTTCCATGCATTTGCGCAACTTATCAAATTACCAGAGTGGTTTTGCTAACCGGAGAACTGTTCATTGCAATG CGGCTCCATCTACCACTGCATTATCGCCTCTAGACAAAGTTGATTTTCTAAAGCTTCAAAATGGAAG TGATATTCGAGGTGTTGCCATTCCTGGGGTTGAGGGAGAACCAGTCAATCTCACTGAACCAGTTGCAGAAGCAATAGCAGCTGCCTTTGCTGCTTGGTTAGTGGAAAAGAAGAAAATTGATGGCTCTCGGCGATTAAGTGTTTCTATTGGTCATGACTCTCGTATATCTGCACAAACATTACAG GATGCAATCTCTCGAGGAATTTCTGGTGCTGGACTGGATGTTATTCAATATGG ATTAGCATCTACACCAGCAATGTTTAATAGCACACTGACAGATTCTGCTGCTTACTTATGTCCAGTTGACGGTTCCATAATGATAACAG CAAGTCATCTTCCATACAACCGGAATGGATTCAAATTTTTCACAAGTGCTGGAGGGCTTGGAAAACCTGATATAAAGGACATCCTGGAACGCGCTGCAGATATATACAGTAAATTTAAAGATGGAATGGCTTCTTCCGAGGAGAAAGTTTCTGCATTAGTAAAGAGAGTAGATTACATGTCTGTATATACATCTGGACTTGTGAATGCAGTTCGAAAGGCTGCGGGGAATTTAG AGAAGCCATTGGAAGGGTTCCACATTGTTGTTGATGCAGGGAATGGAGCAGGGGGATTTTTTGCC GCTAAGGTGCTTGAGCCTCTTGGGGCAGTCACATTTGGTAGTCAGTTTCTGGAGCCAGATG GTATGTTCCCAAATCATATTCCAAACCCAGAGGACAAGACAGCAATGAAAGCTATCACTAAGGCAGTCCTTGATAACAAGGCTGATTTGGGGATCATCTTCGATACAGATGTGGACAG ATCTGCTGCTGTGGATTCTACTGGTCGTGAATTCAATCGGAATCGACTGATTGCCTTAATGTCTGCCATTGTTCTTGaggaa CATCCAGGAACAACTATTGTTACAGACAGTGTGACATCAGATGGTCTGACCACATTTATTGAGAAAAAACTTG GGGGGAAGCATCACCGCTTTAAAAGAGgctacaagaatgtcatcgatgaAGCTATTCGTTTG AACTCAATTGGCGAGGAATCACATTTGGCAATTGAAACTAGTGGTCATGGAGCTCTTAAGGAAAACCACTGGCTTGATGATGGAGCATACCTCATG GTCAAAATCTTGAATAAACTTGCTTCAGCCAGGGCTGCAGGACAGGGTATTGGCAGCAAAGTACTGACTGATCTTGTAGAAGGATTGGAGGAACCAGCTGTTGCTGTGGAACTGAGACTAAAGATCAATCAAAATCATCCTGATCTTAAAGGAGG ATCGTTCCGCAACTATGGAGAAGCAGTTTTGAAGCATTTGGAGAACTCTATTGAAGCAGATGAAAAGCTTAGAAAAGCTCCTGTAAATTATGAAGGC GTTCGAGTTTCTGGCTTCGGAGGTTGGTTTCTTCTCAGACTTTCACTTCATGACCCCGTGCTTCCTTTGAACATTGAG GCATCGAGCCACGATGATGCTGTGAAGCTTGGCCATTTTGTGCTTGCGGCTACGAAGGAATTCTCGGCTTTGGACACATCTGCCTTGGACAAATTCGTCCAAGTATAA
- the LOC115706769 gene encoding uncharacterized protein LOC115706769 isoform X2, producing MAAAPSTTALSPLDKVDFLKLQNGSDIRGVAIPGVEGEPVNLTEPVAEAIAAAFAAWLVEKKKIDGSRRLSVSIGHDSRISAQTLQDAISRGISGAGLDVIQYGLASTPAMFNSTLTDSAAYLCPVDGSIMITASHLPYNRNGFKFFTSAGGLGKPDIKDILERAADIYSKFKDGMASSEEKVSALVKRVDYMSVYTSGLVNAVRKAAGNLEKPLEGFHIVVDAGNGAGGFFAAKVLEPLGAVTFGSQFLEPDGMFPNHIPNPEDKTAMKAITKAVLDNKADLGIIFDTDVDRSAAVDSTGREFNRNRLIALMSAIVLEEHPGTTIVTDSVTSDGLTTFIEKKLGGKHHRFKRGYKNVIDEAIRLNSIGEESHLAIETSGHGALKENHWLDDGAYLMVKILNKLASARAAGQGIGSKVLTDLVEGLEEPAVAVELRLKINQNHPDLKGGSFRNYGEAVLKHLENSIEADEKLRKAPVNYEGVRVSGFGGWFLLRLSLHDPVLPLNIEASSHDDAVKLGHFVLAATKEFSALDTSALDKFVQV from the exons ATGGCAG CGGCTCCATCTACCACTGCATTATCGCCTCTAGACAAAGTTGATTTTCTAAAGCTTCAAAATGGAAG TGATATTCGAGGTGTTGCCATTCCTGGGGTTGAGGGAGAACCAGTCAATCTCACTGAACCAGTTGCAGAAGCAATAGCAGCTGCCTTTGCTGCTTGGTTAGTGGAAAAGAAGAAAATTGATGGCTCTCGGCGATTAAGTGTTTCTATTGGTCATGACTCTCGTATATCTGCACAAACATTACAG GATGCAATCTCTCGAGGAATTTCTGGTGCTGGACTGGATGTTATTCAATATGG ATTAGCATCTACACCAGCAATGTTTAATAGCACACTGACAGATTCTGCTGCTTACTTATGTCCAGTTGACGGTTCCATAATGATAACAG CAAGTCATCTTCCATACAACCGGAATGGATTCAAATTTTTCACAAGTGCTGGAGGGCTTGGAAAACCTGATATAAAGGACATCCTGGAACGCGCTGCAGATATATACAGTAAATTTAAAGATGGAATGGCTTCTTCCGAGGAGAAAGTTTCTGCATTAGTAAAGAGAGTAGATTACATGTCTGTATATACATCTGGACTTGTGAATGCAGTTCGAAAGGCTGCGGGGAATTTAG AGAAGCCATTGGAAGGGTTCCACATTGTTGTTGATGCAGGGAATGGAGCAGGGGGATTTTTTGCC GCTAAGGTGCTTGAGCCTCTTGGGGCAGTCACATTTGGTAGTCAGTTTCTGGAGCCAGATG GTATGTTCCCAAATCATATTCCAAACCCAGAGGACAAGACAGCAATGAAAGCTATCACTAAGGCAGTCCTTGATAACAAGGCTGATTTGGGGATCATCTTCGATACAGATGTGGACAG ATCTGCTGCTGTGGATTCTACTGGTCGTGAATTCAATCGGAATCGACTGATTGCCTTAATGTCTGCCATTGTTCTTGaggaa CATCCAGGAACAACTATTGTTACAGACAGTGTGACATCAGATGGTCTGACCACATTTATTGAGAAAAAACTTG GGGGGAAGCATCACCGCTTTAAAAGAGgctacaagaatgtcatcgatgaAGCTATTCGTTTG AACTCAATTGGCGAGGAATCACATTTGGCAATTGAAACTAGTGGTCATGGAGCTCTTAAGGAAAACCACTGGCTTGATGATGGAGCATACCTCATG GTCAAAATCTTGAATAAACTTGCTTCAGCCAGGGCTGCAGGACAGGGTATTGGCAGCAAAGTACTGACTGATCTTGTAGAAGGATTGGAGGAACCAGCTGTTGCTGTGGAACTGAGACTAAAGATCAATCAAAATCATCCTGATCTTAAAGGAGG ATCGTTCCGCAACTATGGAGAAGCAGTTTTGAAGCATTTGGAGAACTCTATTGAAGCAGATGAAAAGCTTAGAAAAGCTCCTGTAAATTATGAAGGC GTTCGAGTTTCTGGCTTCGGAGGTTGGTTTCTTCTCAGACTTTCACTTCATGACCCCGTGCTTCCTTTGAACATTGAG GCATCGAGCCACGATGATGCTGTGAAGCTTGGCCATTTTGTGCTTGCGGCTACGAAGGAATTCTCGGCTTTGGACACATCTGCCTTGGACAAATTCGTCCAAGTATAA
- the LOC115706767 gene encoding uncharacterized protein LOC115706767, producing MGGSRNQVNKAHKTRFASKASRHEHKTSLKAKSTITKDHNGKGARAARMQRNKMLRDQKRAAILKEKRASSGSTSSPRVIVLFGLSAAVNLNSLAEEILSLLSKDSSSALSSTVASSEYKLRTTVLKAPHGDLLSCIEMAKVADLIAFVASSSFSCEESTSDYIDSFGSQCLSVFRSLGLPSTAVLIRDLPDEMKRRHDMKKLCISSLVSEFPEDCKFYPADTTDELHKFMWLFKEQRLSVPHWRSQRAYLMAQKVDVIADSGDSEKCTLLLTGYLRGRNLSVNQLVHVSGAGDYQLCKIEILKDPYPLNARKETDIMDSDDISDEVVRCLVPDPLKQEPLLVENVPDPLAGEQTWPTEAEIAEADKHHEQKKLRTRTLPRGTSEYQAAWIVDDTDEEDFDSGDDEADGMVLDERGSDFPGQKNTNDYDLSDDNASLNLRDSDEETDVDSVMMDGENLTREQLVNEIQKLKKEHADDEEFPDEVDTPIDIPARKRFAKYRGLKSFRTSSWDPKESLPQDYARIFAFDNFARTQKHVLSKALEMEQVDRDDCVPANSYTKLYIKEVPSGVASKLCISSKTMPVIACGLLQHESKMSVLHFSIKKLDTYTEPIKSKEELVFHVGFRQFIARPIYSTDSMNSNKHKMERFLHAGRFSMASVYAPISFPPLPLIAFKYAEGDVAPSVAAVGSLRSIDPDRIILKKIILTGYPQRVSKLKASVRYMFHNPEDVKWFKPVEVFSKCGRRGRVKEPVGTHGAMKCLFNGVLQQHDTVCMSLYKRAYPRWPDHCFPLSNS from the exons ATGGGAGGTTCGCGAAATCAAGTCAACAAAGCTCACAAGACTCGTTTTGCTTCTAAAGCTTCCCGTCACGAACACAAAACTTCTCTTAAAG CGAAGAGTACAATTACTAAGGATCACAATGGAAAGGGAGCCAGAGCTGCTAGAATGCAGCGTAACAAAATG CTACGAGATCAAAAACGTGCAGCTATTTTGAAAGAGAAAAGGGCCTCCAGTGGATCAACAAGCTCTCCCCGTGTTATT GTTCTTTTTGGGCTTTCTGCTGCTGTGAACCTAAATTCACTTGCTGAAGAGATTTTGTCATTACTTTCTAAAGATAGCTCTTCGGCTTTGTCCTCAACTGTTGCTTCTTCTGAGTATAAGCTCAGGACAACG GTACTGAAAGCTCCCCATGGAGATTTGCTGTCATGTATTGAAATGGCAAAG GTTGCTGATCTGATTGCTTTTGTAGCATCCTCAAGCTTTTCATGTGAAGAAAGCACATCTGACTACATTGATTCATTTGGAAGTCAATGTCTTTCAGTGTTCAGATCTCTTGGTTTACCAAGCACTGCTGTGCTAATTCGA GATCTTCCCGATGAGATGAAAAGAAGACACGATAtgaaaaaattatgtatttctAGTCTTGTGTCTGAGTTTCCtgaggattgtaagttttatccAGCTGACACAACGGATGAGTTGCACAAG TTCATGTGGCTTTTCAAGGAGCAAAGACTTTCAGTCCCTCACTGGCGAAGTCAGCGGGCTTATCTCATGGCTCAAAAG GTTGATGTCATAGCAGATAGTGGCGACTCGGAAAAATGTACTCTTCTTCTTACAGGATATTTGCGTGGGCGCAACTTGTCGGTGAATCAACTG GTTCATGTTTCTGGTGCTGGGGATTACCAGCTCTGTAAAATTGAAATTCTTAAGGACCCATATCCTTTGAATGCAAGAAAGGAGACAGATATTATGGACTCAGATGACATTAGTGATGAG gtTGTTCGTTGCTTGGTTCCTGATCCGTTGAAGCAGGAGCCTTTACTTGTTGAAAATGTACCTGATCCTCTTGCTGGTGAACAG ACTTGGCCAACAGAAGCAGAAATTGCTGAGGCTGATAAACATCatgaacaaaaaaaattgagaacACGGACCCTTCCTCGAGGCACTTCAGAATACCAG GCTGCTTGGATTGTGGATGATACAGATGAAGAGGATTTTGATAGTGGTGATGATGAAGCTGATGGCATGGTATTAGATGAAAGGGGGAGTGATTTTCCTGGCCAAAAGAACACTAATGATTATGATCTTAGTGATGATAATGCTTCTTTGAACTTGAGGGACTCTGATGAAGAAACTGATGTTGATTCTGTGATGATG GATGGTGAAAACTTGACTAGAGAGCAGTTGGTAAATGAAATTCAAAAACTGAAAAAAGAACACGCTGATGATGAGG AGTTTCCCGATGAAGTGGATACCCCTATAGATATTCCTGCGAGAAAGCGGTTCGCCAAGTATAGAGGCCTTAAGTCCTTTCGTACCTCTTCATGGGATCCCAAA GAATCTTTACCTCAAGACTATGCCAGAATTTTTGCATTTGATAATTTTGCACGAACACAGAAGCATGTTCTTTCTAAGGCATTAGAAATGGAGCAAGTAGACAGGGATGACTGCGTACCGGCAAATTCATACACAAAGCTATATATTAAAGAAGTACCCAGTGGTGTTGCTTCCAAATTATGTATCTCTTCAAAAACAATGCCTGTCATAGCCTGTGGGCTTTTGCAGCACGAGTCTAAGATGTCTGTCCTTCATTTCAG CATTAAAAAGCTCGACACATATACTGAACCCATCAAATCGAAAGAAGAACTAGTGTTTCACGTTGGTTTTCGCCAATTTATTGCAAG gcCAATATATTCTACTGATAGCATGAATTCAAACAAGCACAAGATGGAGAGGTTTCTTCATGCCGGACGTTTCTCCATGGCATCAGTTTATGCTCCAATTTCGTTCCCTCCCCTCCCTTTAATAGCCTTCAAATATGCTGAAGGAGATGTTGCCCCTTCAGTTGCCGCTGTTGGTTCTCTAAGAAGTATTGACCCAGACAGGATAATTTTGAAGAAGATTATTTTAACTGG CTACCCTCAAAGAGTATCAAAGTTGAAAGCTTCTGTAAGATATATGTTTCATAACCCTGAGGATGTAAAATGGTTCAAG CCTGTGGAAGTGTTCTCCAAGTGTGGTCGCCGTGGTCGCGTTAAGGAACCTGTTGGTACACATG GGGCTATGAAGTGCCTGTTCAATGGGGTCCTTCAGCAGCATGATACCGTATGCATGAGCTTGTATAAGCGTGCATATCCGAGGTGGCCAGACCATTGCTTCCCACTTTCTAATTCTTGA